A genomic region of Eucalyptus grandis isolate ANBG69807.140 chromosome 5, ASM1654582v1, whole genome shotgun sequence contains the following coding sequences:
- the LOC104443763 gene encoding molybdenum cofactor sulfurase, protein MDLPCLREASEACFHGCSPFAGLAGAPAERSVTGAATFRLNFLNATTSSLHPNSQFTNHESLPSLHEAFSLFESAFPQYEQTDKADEIRATEYHHLSSGNYVCLDYTGHGLFSYSQQIDNLPATSVASSSSHPLPLHSTSLGSPFLEISYKSVNLSSQILHGVQESEIESRIRKRIMAFMNVSETDYTMVFTANQSSAFKLLAESYSFHSDTDLLTVYDHENEAVELMLESARKRGARNRSAEFSYPKMRIRSEKLRKMIVGSKRNRRRRGLFVFPLQSRITGAQYSYSWMGMAQENGWHVLLDASALRPKDMDTLGLSIFKPDFLICSFYKVFGDNPSGFACLFVKKSSASILQDSDAARSIGIVSLTPIKTSFPHFQESSQEGIGQRPSSGLFQLPKNEITSGMAPKEMHSGSPQLHSSEADNVTPEVVSSTEIEEVETPFDSARTRITETGLDGSLEIEFRGLDHADRLGIILINCRARYLINWLVNALLSLKHPDSDTVPLPLVTIYGPKVKFERGPAVAFNVFDWKGEKIDPALVQKLADRNNISLTCGFLQHICFSDKYKEWERTLETRTSVAKGTEPRRKRDDRRGISVVTASLVFLTNFEDVYRLWAFVSRFLDADFVEKERWRYMALNQETVEV, encoded by the coding sequence ATGGACTTGCCTTGCCTCAGGGAGGCCTCAGAAGCCTGCTTCCATGGTTGCTCTCCCTTTGCTGGCCTTGCAGGAGCACCGGCTGAGAGGTCCGTGACCGGTGCCGCCACGTTCCGGCTCAACTTCCTTAATGCCACCACCTCCTCTCTCCACCCGAATTCACAGTTCACTAACCACGAATCCCTTCCTTCATTGCACGAagcattttctttgtttgagAGCGCATTTCCCCAGTACGAGCAAACGGATAAGGCCGATGAGATCCGAGCCACTGAATATCATCATCTCTCTTCGGGTAACTATGTTTGTCTCGACTACACAGGTCACGGCCTCTTCTCTTACTCGCAGCAGATTGACAATCTTCCTGCGACTTCGGTAGCCTCTTCATCCTCGCATCCTCTGCCATTGCATTCGACCTCACTGGGATCGCCCTTCCTCGAGATTTCGTACAAATCAGTGAACTTGAGTTCACAGATACTTCATGGTGTCCAAGAATCCGAAATCGAATCCAGAATCAGGAAAAGAATCATGGCCTTCATGAATGTTTCTGAAACTGATTATACCATGGTTTTCACTGCTAACCAGTCATCCGCTTTTAAGCTTCTTGCAGAGTCATATTCCTTCCATTCTGATACTGATCTCCTGACGGTGTATGATCATGAAAATGAGGCAGTAGAATTGATGCTAGAGAGCGCGAGGAAGAGGGGTGCACGCAACAGATCAGCTGAATTCTCGTATCCAAAAATGAGAATCCGATCAGAAAAATTGAGGAAGATGATAGTTGGTAGTAAGAGGAACAGGAGAAGAAGAGGGCTTTTCGTTTTCCCGCTTCAATCTAGAATCACCGGGGCTCAATATTCATACTCATGGATGGGAATGGCACAGGAAAATGGTTGGCATGTTCTGCTCGATGCATCTGCATTGAGACCTAAGGACATGGACACTTTAGGCCTCTCTATCTTCAAGCCTGACTTCCTCATTTGCTCGTTCTACAAGGTTTTCGGGGACAACCCGTCTGGTTTTGCTTGCTTGTTTGTCAAGAAATCGAGCGCTTCTATATTGCAGGATTCGGATGCAGCTAGAAGTATAGGGATTGTGAGTCTCACCCCCATCAAGAcatcttttcctcattttcaggAATCTTCTCAAGAAGGCATCGGTCAGAGACCCAGTTCTGGATTATTTCAGTtgccaaaaaatgaaattacatctGGAATGGCACCTAAAGAAATGCATTCCGGATCTCCCCAGTTGCATTCATCTGAAGCCGACAATGTGACGCCAGAGGTAGTGTCATCTACTGAGATTGAAGAAGTAGAGACACCCTTTGATTCTGCCAGAACGAGAATTACAGAGACCGGCCTTGATGGGAGCTTGGAGATAGAGTTCCGAGGCCTTGATCATGCAGACAGATTGGGCATAATACTTATAAATTGCAGAGCGAGGTACCTCATCAATTGGCTTGTTAATGCGTTGCTGAGCCTGAAACATCCGGATTCAGACACCGTGCCACTTCCCCTGGTCACGATTTACGGGCCAAAGGTCAAATTCGAACGAGGACCAGCAGTCGCGTTCAATGTGTTCGACtggaaaggggagaagattGATCCCGCACTCGTGCAAAAACTCGCTGACAGAAATAATATTTCCCTCACTTGTGGATTTCTGCAGCATATATGCTTTTCCGACAAGTATAAAGAGTGGGAGAGGACGCTGGAGACCAGAACAAGTGTGGCAAAAGGGACGGAACCGAGAAGGAAGAGGGACGACCGTCGCGGTATATCGGTTGTCACGGCTTCGCTCGTTTTCTTGACCAATTTTGAAGATGTGTATAGGCTGTGGGCATTCGTTTCGAGGTTCTTGGATGCGGATTTCGTTGAGAAAGAGAGGTGGAGGTACATGGCCCTGAACCAAGAGACAGTCGAAGTATGA
- the LOC104443764 gene encoding protein HOTHEAD, which yields MVLASWRFLAAAFAAVLFLHGSRASDEAYPTQSYSFVRNAISAPPLSYYDYIVIGGGTAGCPLAATLSHNASVLLLERGSSPYGNRNITDLDAFGAALSDLSPSSPSQRFISEDGVINARARVLGGGSCLNAGFYSRAAPQYVRDVGWDGKLVNESYAWVERLVAFEAKIGQWQTAVRDGLLESGVVPDNGFTYDHIPGTKVGGTIFDESGHRHTAADLLEYADPKGIAVLLHASVHKILFKRKGTSRPVAHGVVFRDSTGAKHRAYLRRGPRNEIIVSSGALGSPQLLMLSGLGPKAHLQAHNISLVLDQPMVGQGMSDNPMNAVFIPSPNPVEVSLIQVVGITPFGSFIEAASGENFAGGASTKDYGMFSPKIGQLATLPPRQRTPEALAKAIEDMDRLEQAALQGGFILEKITGPKSTGHMELRSRNPNDNPSVTFNYFQDPDDLRRCVEGLSTIERVIESKAFADFKYDAMTFASLLNLTASAPVNLLPRHRNTSTSLEQYCRDSVMTIWHYHGGCQVGMVVDRDYRVLGVDALRVIDGSTFNHSPGTNPQATVMMLGRYMGVKILNERLASEAS from the exons ATGGTTCTTGCGTCGTGGAGGTTCCTTGCAGCTGCATTTGCTGCGGTTCTCTTCCTCCATGGATCTCGCGCCTCGGATGAAG cctacccaactcaatcctatagctTTGTGCGCAACGCCATATCGGCACCGCCGCTCTCATACTATGACTACATTGTCATCGGCGGCGGCACTGCCGGCTGCCCATTAGCAGCGACTCTATCTCACAACGCCTCCGTCTTGCTCTTGGAAAGAGGCAGCTCGCCCTACGGCAACCGGAACATCACTGACTTGGATGCCTTCGGGGCGGCGCTCTCGGACCTCTCCCCATCCTCCCCGTCACAGCGTTTCATCTCCGAGGACGGCGTCATCAATGCGCGCGCACGAGTGCTGGGCGGCGGAAGTTGCCTGAACGCCGGGTTCTACTCACGCGCTGCTCCTCAATATGTGAG gGATGTGGGGTGGGACGGGAAACTGGTAAACGAGTCGTACGCATGGGTGGAGCGGCTGGTGGCATTCGAGGCCAAGATCGGGCAGTGGCAGACGGCGGTGCGGGACGGGCTGCTAGAAAGTGGCGTGGTTCCCGACAACGGCTTCACCTACGACCACATCCCTGGGACCAAGGTGGGCGGGACCATCTTCGACGAATCGGGCCACCGGCACACTGCCGCCGATCTGCTCGAGTACGCCGATCCCAAGGGCATCGCCGTCCTCCTCCACGCTTCCGTGCACAAGATCCTCTTCAAGAGGAAAGGTACGTCAAGGCCCGTGGCCCATGGAGTGGTCTTCAGGGACTCGACGGGGGCCAAGCACCGGGCCTACCTCCGCCGAGGGCCGAGGAATGAGATCATTGTCTCCTCCGGGGCCCTCGGAAGCCCACAGCTCCTGATGCTGAGCGGGCTGGGCCCCAAGGCCCACCTCCAGGCCCACAACATCTCGCTGGTCTTGGACCAGCCCATGGTCGGGCAGGGCATGTCCGACAACCCGATGAACGCTGTCTTCATCCCGTCGCCGAACCCGGTGGAGGTGTCGCTGATCCAGGTGGTCGGGATCACTCCCTTCGGGAGCTTCATTGAGGCTGCCAGTGGCGAGAACTTCGCCGGCGGTGCCTCGACCAAGGACTATGGCATGTTCTCTCCCAAG ATTGGCCAGCTCGCGACGTTGCCACCAAGACAAAGGACTCCGGAGGCCCTAGCGAAAGCCATCGAGGACATGGACCGCCTCGAGCAGGCAGCGTTGCAAGGTGGATTCATCCTCGAGAAAATAACGGGGCCCAAGTCCACAGGCCACATGGAGCTCCGAAGCCGCAACCCGAACGACAACCCCTCCGTCACTTTCAACTACTTCCAAGATCCCGATGACCTGCGGAGGTGCGTCGAGGGGCTCTCGACCATCGAGAGGGTCATCGAATCCAAGGCGTTTGCCGACTTCAAGTACGACGCCATGACCTTCGCGTCGCTGCTGAACCTGACGGCGAGCGCGCCGGTGAACCTGCTGCCAAGGCACCGGAACACGTCGACGTCCTTGGAGCAGTACTGCAGGGACTCGGTCATGACCATCTGGCACTACCATGGAGGGTGCCAAGTAGGGATGGTCGTGGATAGGGACTACAGAGTCTTGGGCGTGGACGCACTTAGGGTCATCGACGGTTCCACTTTCAATCACTCTCCCGGCACTAATCCTCAAGCCACGGTCATGATGCTCGGAAG GTACATGGGGGTCAAGATACTGAACGAGAGGCTCGCAAGCGAAGCGTCTTAG